From one Syngnathoides biaculeatus isolate LvHL_M chromosome 12, ASM1980259v1, whole genome shotgun sequence genomic stretch:
- the LOC133510035 gene encoding alpha-2A adrenergic receptor-like — protein MDCRNLTDETAAAWTPYTARTSVPLTLLVGVLILLTVFGNVMVVIAVTASRALRAPQNLFLLSLACADILVATSVMPFSLANELMGYWYFGKVWCEIYLALDVFFCTSSIVHLCAISLDRYWSITRAIEYNLRRTPHRIKSTIVVVWVLAALISFPPLITMKKDEGEEHRPECKINDKKWYIIFSSTASFFAPCAIMVLVYVRIYQVAKQRTRALPGERSREDGRPCGVNCGSEPEEGEVNGEEAGESSSDGHEVTLCSLKKSRAARMAKRGPEKPGEAAPKSDANSSRWKGRQRRERRFTFVLAVVVGVFVLCWLPFFFTYTLTAVCACCVPETLFKMFFWLGYCNSSLNPVIYTIFNNDFRRSFKKILCRKTHEDL, from the coding sequence ATGGACTGCCGGAACTTGACCGATGAGACCGCGGCCGCCTGGACCCCGTACACCGCTCGGACCTCGGTGCCTCTGACCCTCCTGGTGGGTGTCCTCATCCTGCTGACCGTCTTCGGCAACGTCATGGTGGTCATCGCCGTGACCGCCAGCCGCGCCCTCAGAGCCCCCCAGAACCTATTCCTGCTGTCTCTGGCGTGTGCCGACATCCTGGTGGCCACGTCGGTGATGCCCTTCTCCCTGGCCAATGAGCTGATGGGTTACTGGTACTTTGGCAAGGTGTGGTGCGAAATCTACCTGGCGTTggatgtgtttttctgcacttcGTCCATCGTTCACCTGTGCGCCATAAGCCTGGACCGGTACTGGTCCATCACGCGGGCCATTGAGTACAACCTGAGAAGGACGCCGCACCGGATCAAATCCACCATCGTCGTCGTTTGGGTGCTGGCCGCCCTCATCTCCTTCCCGCCGCTGATCACGATGAAGAAGGACGAGGGCGAGGAGCACCGACCCGAGTGTAAGATAAATGACAAGAAGTGGTACATAATCTTCTCCAGCACCGCCTCTTTCTTCGCACCCTGCGCCATCATGGTCCTGGTCTACGTGAGGATCTACCAGGTGGCCAAGCAGAGGACGAGAGCCCTGCCGGGTGAAAGGTCGCGAGAAGACGGTCGCCCCTGCGGCGTAAATTGCGGCTCGGAGCCCGAGGAGGGAGAGGTCAACGGGGAGGAAGCGGGCGAATCGTCGTCGGACGGCCACGAAGTGACCCTGTGTTCCCTGAAAAAGAGCCGGGCCGCCCGGATGGCCAAGCGGGGCCCCGAGAAGCCCGGGGAAGCCGCCCCGAAGTCCGACGCCAACTCCAGCCGCTGGAAAGGAAGACAGCGGCGAGAGAGACGCTTCACGTTCGTGCTGGCCGTGGTGGTGGGAGTGTTCGTCCTCTGCTGGCTCCCGTTTTTCTTCACGTACACGCTGACGGCCGTGTGCGCGTGCTGCGTGCCCGAGACCCTCTTCAAGATGTTCTTTTGGTTGGGATACTGCAACAGCTCCCTGAACCCGGTCATATATACCATATTTAATAATGATTTCAGGAGGTCCTTCAAAAAGATCCTCTGCAGGAAAACCCATGAAGATTTATAA